The window CACGACCGATTGCCATCTTCTTGGATCGTTGTCACCGCGTTGCCAACATGGCGACGAACGCCCCGGGGTGCGCCGACCGTGCGCCGTTCCATGCCGCATCCTGAGATCCGGACGCGTCGGGGCGCGGGCACCACCTGGCTGGAAACGGGGGCGACGGGGGTCGTGTTTTCCGGACGCCGCATTCTTCGTCCGCACACATAATTTGCCAGTGCCGGTGGGTAGCGCGCGGGAGGCGTCGCGTGGAACCGGCGTTCTGGTTACACGGGGGGCACGATGAACGAGGTCCAGCCCAAATCCGCGACGGGCACGGACGCCGCCGCGGACGCGGGATCCATCCAGGCGGGGGCCGCCGCCGAGCCGGGGTTTCCGCTGCGCGGCGGGGATCCGCGACTGATCGGCAGATACCGCGTTCTGCGGCTGCTCGGCGAGGGCGGGATGGGCTCGGTATTCCTGGCGGAGTCGCCCGAGGGACGCCGGGTCGCGGTGAAGGTAATCCGTTCCGACTACGCACGGGTGCCGGAGTTCCGAGCCCGGTTCGGCCGCGAGACGACGCACGTCCGGAGGGTGGCGAAGTTCTGCACCGCCGAGGTGGTCGACGCCGACCCGGACGCGGAGCTCCCCTATCTCGTCACCGAGTTCATCCCCGGGCCGACCCTGGGCGAGGCCGTCGCCGCGGGCGGCCCGCTGGCCGAGGGCGACCTGGAACGCCTTGGCGTCGGCATGGCCTCGGCCTTGACCGCGATTCACGCCGTCGGTATCGCGCACCGCGACCTCAAGCCGTCGAACGTGCTGCTCGGGGCGTCGGGGCCGCGCGTCATCGACTTCGGCATCGCCTCGGCGCTGGGCGCGACGACGATGGTCAGCCAGGACGTCACCCGGATCGGCACACCCGCCTACATGGCCCCCGAGCAGATTCGCGGCGGCAACGTGGGAGCGGCCGCCGACATCTTCGCGTTGGGCCGGCGTCATGCTCTATGCCGCCACCGGACGGCCCCCGTTCGGCGAGGCCGAGCCGCTCGCGTTGCTCTACCGGGTCATCCATGACGAACCGGACCTGACCGGTGTGCCCGATGGGATCGTCGAGCTGGTGCGGGAGGCGTTCCACAAGAACCCCGACGAGCGCCCCACCGCGACCGGCCTGCTGCTGCGCCTGCTCGGCGACGCGGAACCCATGGCCGACCAGTACCCGGCCATCGTTCGCGCCCTCGGCGGCTGGCGCGCCGGCGCGGCGGGCGTCGACGCGGCGGGCGTCGACGCCAGCTCACCCGCGGCGGCGCCTGGGGGCATCCGGCTGACGAAGTCCGCGACTGGGCCGCGGACCGCGCGGCAGGTGGTTCCGGCCGGCACAGGCACGGGTACGGACGTGTCGGATCACCCGACGTTGTTCGCCGGGTCCACGTCATCCGGCGCTTCTGGCAGGTCCGGCGCC of the Pseudofrankia saprophytica genome contains:
- a CDS encoding serine/threonine-protein kinase — its product is MNEVQPKSATGTDAAADAGSIQAGAAAEPGFPLRGGDPRLIGRYRVLRLLGEGGMGSVFLAESPEGRRVAVKVIRSDYARVPEFRARFGRETTHVRRVAKFCTAEVVDADPDAELPYLVTEFIPGPTLGEAVAAGGPLAEGDLERLGVGMASALTAIHAVGIAHRDLKPSNVLLGASGPRVIDFGIASALGATTMVSQDVTRIGTPAYMAPEQIRGGNVGAAADIFALGRRHALCRHRTAPVRRGRAARVALPGHP